In a genomic window of Methanosarcina horonobensis HB-1 = JCM 15518:
- a CDS encoding UPF0228 family protein, translating into MFCKGTIFTPTGAPQPEERKVAGLIIQFRDGLSEQEAENVLENYSLTKYKIDYNVYDMLDKYYIIVNKEKITDIRDKLRKENWTESTPAIEKGNYYIIEKENDYIIAFSEQSINDKNFLAILEKYNLKVEKFFYCHIHFSERPLYFPG; encoded by the coding sequence TTGTTTTGTAAAGGTACAATTTTTACTCCAACTGGAGCCCCTCAACCGGAAGAGAGAAAAGTAGCTGGCTTGATAATTCAGTTTAGAGATGGACTTAGTGAACAGGAAGCAGAAAATGTTCTTGAAAACTACAGTTTGACCAAGTATAAGATAGATTACAATGTTTATGATATGCTGGACAAATACTACATAATAGTAAATAAAGAGAAAATAACAGATATAAGAGACAAATTAAGAAAAGAAAATTGGACCGAATCTACTCCAGCTATCGAAAAAGGAAATTATTACATAATTGAAAAAGAAAATGACTACATAATTGCATTTTCTGAACAATCTATTAACGATAAAAATTTTCTTGCGATACTGGAAAAATATAATCTTAAGGTTGAGAAGTTTTTCTATTGTCATATTCACTTCAGTGAACGCCCATTGTACTTTCCAGGTTGA
- a CDS encoding ABC transporter ATP-binding protein, with translation MTAAISTKGLYKKYSSRFVLENLSLNVEKGNIYGFLGQNGAGKTTTIKLLSGLSTPTQGQIFVDGMDLSSESGKIKQILGLVPQDSGFYDERTALSHMVYYGRLKGLSKKESLEQSRILLDKVGLGNEMFKRVGYFSHGMKTRLGIAQALLNNPKVLILDEPTNGLDPVGIRQIRQILRECNNKGITIFLSSHNLLEIQEICTHVGILDRGKLIAESTIEKIRHLESNGVITIGVYNLSSEMISLIENLEFVIKTELKAEHTLEILVNSRTDVKPEINRLIVESGGHVFKLIENSLSLEDAFFNATGINL, from the coding sequence ATTACTGCAGCTATCTCTACCAAAGGCCTGTACAAAAAATACAGCTCTCGCTTTGTTCTGGAAAATCTTTCCCTGAATGTGGAAAAGGGGAACATCTACGGTTTCTTGGGCCAGAATGGTGCCGGAAAAACAACTACAATAAAATTACTGTCAGGACTCTCGACACCTACGCAGGGGCAAATTTTTGTTGATGGCATGGACCTGTCTTCCGAATCGGGAAAGATTAAACAGATTCTGGGCCTGGTTCCTCAGGACTCCGGTTTTTATGACGAACGGACCGCCTTAAGCCACATGGTCTATTACGGCAGATTAAAAGGCCTGAGCAAAAAAGAGAGCCTGGAACAATCCAGGATTTTATTGGACAAGGTTGGGCTTGGCAATGAAATGTTCAAAAGAGTGGGCTATTTTTCCCATGGTATGAAAACACGGCTAGGGATTGCGCAGGCTCTTTTGAATAATCCAAAAGTACTGATTCTTGACGAGCCTACAAATGGCCTTGACCCTGTTGGAATCCGGCAAATCCGGCAAATTCTTCGTGAGTGCAATAACAAGGGAATCACGATATTTCTTTCATCCCATAACCTTCTGGAAATACAGGAGATTTGTACTCATGTCGGAATTCTGGATAGAGGCAAACTTATTGCCGAAAGCACAATTGAAAAAATCCGTCACCTTGAGTCAAACGGGGTTATTACGATTGGAGTCTACAATCTCTCCTCTGAGATGATTTCTTTAATCGAGAATCTGGAGTTTGTCATAAAAACCGAATTGAAAGCCGAACATACTCTTGAAATTCTCGTAAACTCCAGGACAGATGTAAAACCGGAAATCAACAGGTTAATTGTTGAAAGTGGAGGCCATGTTTTCAAACTTATAGAAAACTCTCTCTCATTGGAAGATGCATTTTTTAATGCCACCGGAATAAACCTTTAA
- a CDS encoding ABC transporter permease — translation MNFSEIRIIGEDEIFRGSKSRYVWLFGGIFIFLCFLIMHYSTSYLFLFFSNYGGIPYTLISYQVVLLIGPFMTMITSFDIVSSETETGSIRYILSKVHRSSFILGKFFFLFLVFTSVSFGIALISLIYQYSAGSALQFESIILFWISSSLYLGCFIGIFIFISTLSANNKISFTMSVVFLGILIFFILQGNESYLKYITPFYYGIKNMEFMKGFPVESEYLKVFESLLSIFLYMLVFLSMSLVAIKRRDF, via the coding sequence ATGAATTTCTCTGAAATACGGATTATTGGGGAAGATGAAATCTTTAGAGGTTCAAAAAGTAGATATGTATGGCTTTTTGGCGGAATTTTTATCTTTCTTTGTTTCCTGATAATGCATTATAGTACCAGTTACCTATTCCTTTTCTTTTCAAATTACGGCGGCATTCCATATACTTTGATTTCTTATCAGGTGGTATTGCTTATCGGACCTTTTATGACTATGATAACATCTTTTGATATCGTAAGTAGTGAAACTGAAACCGGGTCAATAAGATACATTCTCTCCAAGGTCCACAGGTCGTCTTTTATCTTAGGAAAATTTTTCTTTCTATTTCTGGTATTTACATCTGTTTCCTTTGGAATTGCACTTATAAGCCTGATATATCAGTATTCCGCAGGAAGCGCTTTGCAGTTCGAAAGTATTATTTTATTTTGGATTTCCTCAAGCCTTTATCTGGGGTGCTTCATAGGTATTTTTATATTCATCTCAACATTGTCTGCAAACAATAAAATTTCATTTACAATGTCTGTAGTCTTTCTTGGGATTTTGATATTTTTCATTTTACAGGGAAATGAGAGTTATCTGAAATATATCACCCCCTTCTATTATGGGATTAAAAATATGGAGTTCATGAAGGGCTTCCCGGTTGAAAGTGAATACCTCAAGGTTTTTGAAAGTCTACTTTCAATATTTCTGTACATGCTGGTTTTTTTGTCCATGAGTTTGGTAGCCATTAAAAGGAGGGATTTCTAA
- a CDS encoding LolA family protein: protein MTTEGFKSILMLAFVTMILFASGCTEENLSAEEIVTQMLDKQNSTEDYSYTMYMTSYTEGKTAEIEYKTMFKKPNMSKDIITEPGKKDQIIIVSDGEFTWNYIPATNEVIKMELPDIPEPTKNDYINAIGEFLNSTNVTLLRVENIDGRTAYLLETSPKEKDGAYPMIGRTKIWVDKETWMPLRYEIYDSDGNLTAKIEIRDLKVNYGIPDSEFKFEIPDGVEVKTLDIKEIKSSEKPNPKEAREKTSF, encoded by the coding sequence ATGACAACGGAAGGATTCAAATCGATACTCATGCTGGCATTTGTAACTATGATCCTCTTTGCCTCAGGCTGCACGGAAGAAAACCTGAGTGCAGAAGAGATTGTAACCCAGATGCTGGACAAACAGAACAGCACTGAAGACTATTCGTATACAATGTACATGACCTCCTACACAGAGGGAAAGACTGCGGAAATCGAATATAAGACCATGTTCAAAAAGCCGAACATGAGTAAAGATATTATAACGGAACCCGGGAAAAAAGATCAGATAATTATTGTTTCGGATGGGGAATTCACGTGGAATTACATCCCGGCTACGAATGAAGTCATAAAAATGGAGCTTCCCGATATCCCCGAACCTACGAAAAATGATTACATCAATGCCATAGGCGAATTTCTGAATTCTACAAATGTAACACTGCTCAGAGTGGAAAACATAGATGGAAGGACTGCTTACCTGCTGGAGACAAGTCCGAAAGAAAAAGATGGAGCTTATCCGATGATAGGCAGGACAAAAATCTGGGTAGACAAAGAAACATGGATGCCTCTGAGATATGAAATATATGACAGCGATGGGAATCTGACCGCGAAAATAGAAATTCGGGACCTGAAAGTCAACTATGGAATTCCGGACTCTGAGTTTAAATTCGAGATTCCGGACGGTGTAGAAGTAAAAACACTGGATATTAAGGAAATCAAATCCTCTGAAAAACCGAACCCTAAAGAAGCAAGAGAGAAAACCAGTTTTTGA
- a CDS encoding CRISPR-associated protein Cas4, with product MPANSRNSEISISDLLLYINCPRRVYFVSRGFELFPEINASRLERMLLKELSLNYPEIVKKCSLNADNLCRELEASLNQAYEDFPLMFPREFARIEKELLEEGSARARAKIPEIATNLLKGLEEFGKDSMLAALTPVKTEPIISSERLNLKGSPSKIVCFEGVNVPSIIKPGSCPLQGVWASDRMHAASLALLLEAESGKEVSFAFVEYVSFGLLRKVVIRSSDRREVLKTCRRVEKIKSGFMPEKTEEKFCTECTFSEHCVSNSSLLSKFF from the coding sequence ATGCCTGCAAATTCACGGAACTCGGAAATAAGCATCTCAGATCTCCTCCTATATATCAATTGCCCGCGACGTGTATACTTTGTCAGCCGCGGATTTGAACTGTTTCCGGAAATAAACGCTTCACGTCTCGAGAGAATGTTACTGAAAGAACTCTCCCTAAATTATCCTGAAATTGTGAAAAAGTGTTCGTTAAACGCCGATAACCTGTGCAGAGAACTTGAAGCCTCCCTTAACCAGGCTTATGAAGATTTCCCGCTAATGTTTCCGAGAGAATTTGCACGGATAGAAAAGGAACTTCTGGAAGAAGGGAGCGCGCGGGCAAGAGCTAAAATTCCCGAAATTGCGACTAACCTCCTTAAAGGACTTGAAGAATTTGGGAAAGACTCCATGCTTGCGGCACTTACCCCCGTTAAAACAGAACCTATTATTTCTTCAGAGCGCCTGAACCTGAAGGGATCACCATCCAAGATAGTCTGTTTTGAGGGCGTTAACGTTCCATCAATTATAAAGCCTGGTAGCTGTCCTCTCCAGGGTGTATGGGCGTCTGACAGAATGCACGCTGCATCACTTGCCCTCCTCCTTGAAGCCGAGTCCGGAAAAGAAGTTTCCTTCGCCTTTGTCGAGTATGTAAGTTTCGGGCTACTCCGAAAGGTGGTTATCAGAAGCTCGGACCGCAGAGAAGTATTAAAAACCTGCAGGCGTGTGGAAAAAATAAAATCCGGATTCATGCCTGAGAAAACGGAAGAAAAATTCTGTACGGAATGCACCTTTTCAGAGCACTGTGTTTCGAATTCTTCTCTTCTGTCCAAATTTTTCTAA
- a CDS encoding helix-turn-helix domain-containing protein, whose amino-acid sequence MTSNDSSENLRNRLAEKMAGDITLSEKPGESLKKWRLNFEISQTDIANYLKVSPSVISDYESGRRKSPGTLIIRKIVESLLEIDIERGGKKIHTYESILNAENSSKSIYSTYEYTLPIQLAKLVNLIEGDIVYKGIEKPLYGFSVVDSQRAILELSSHEFQKLYGWSTDRAMIFTKVTTGKSPLVAIRVTNLKPGAVVLHGLRKEEVEPVAVKMAEVDRIPLVATTMDLDQIVQLLKKYSQYYARE is encoded by the coding sequence ATGACATCCAACGATTCCTCAGAAAATCTGCGCAACCGCCTGGCGGAAAAAATGGCTGGAGATATTACACTCTCAGAAAAACCCGGAGAGTCACTGAAGAAATGGAGATTAAACTTTGAGATATCCCAGACCGATATTGCAAATTACCTTAAGGTTTCTCCCTCCGTTATCAGCGATTACGAGAGCGGGAGGCGAAAGTCTCCAGGGACGCTGATTATCCGGAAGATCGTAGAGTCCCTGCTTGAAATTGATATCGAGCGGGGAGGCAAAAAGATCCACACTTACGAATCAATCCTGAATGCTGAAAACAGCTCAAAATCCATCTACTCAACCTACGAGTATACACTCCCGATACAGCTTGCTAAACTGGTTAACCTTATTGAAGGCGATATTGTTTACAAAGGGATTGAGAAGCCTCTATATGGTTTTTCTGTCGTCGACAGTCAGCGGGCAATCCTGGAACTTTCTTCACACGAGTTCCAGAAGCTCTATGGCTGGAGTACGGACAGAGCCATGATCTTTACAAAAGTCACTACCGGAAAATCCCCTCTGGTAGCTATTCGGGTAACCAACCTGAAACCCGGAGCTGTTGTGCTCCACGGACTTCGTAAAGAAGAGGTAGAACCGGTTGCAGTCAAGATGGCGGAAGTAGACCGTATCCCCCTGGTCGCAACTACAATGGATCTCGATCAGATTGTGCAGCTACTGAAAAAATACAGTCAATACTACGCAAGGGAATGA
- a CDS encoding hydroxymethylglutaryl-CoA synthase: protein MTIGIVSYGAYVPRYRIKIEEIARLWGDDAEALKNGLMVYEKSVPDIDEDAATIAVEAARNAMARSGVAPSRIGAVYTGSESHPYAVKPTSTIVAQAIGATPQMTAADFEFACKAGTAAVQACMGLVGSGMVDLGLAIGADVSQGAPSDALEYTAAAGGVACLIGKKESELAAIIEDTYSFTTDTPDFWRREGMPYPEHGGRFTGDPGYFKHVTNGAKGLLEKLGTKPEDYDYAVFHQPNGKFPSKAAKMLGFTKVQITPGLVVPKIGNTYSGSCLMGIAATLDQAKPGDRIFATAFGSGAGSDAFSITVTDRIEEIRNRAPTVSELIKDPVYIDYARYARHKGKIRLA from the coding sequence ATGACCATTGGAATCGTATCTTACGGTGCATATGTTCCGAGATACCGCATAAAAATTGAAGAAATCGCCCGGCTCTGGGGTGATGACGCAGAGGCTCTCAAAAACGGTCTCATGGTATACGAAAAATCCGTACCAGATATAGACGAAGACGCAGCAACGATCGCAGTAGAGGCTGCAAGAAACGCGATGGCAAGAAGCGGTGTCGCTCCATCCAGAATAGGGGCAGTGTATACAGGTTCGGAAAGTCATCCCTACGCTGTAAAACCGACAAGTACTATTGTAGCCCAGGCTATTGGCGCAACCCCCCAAATGACTGCAGCAGACTTCGAGTTTGCATGTAAAGCAGGAACAGCAGCAGTCCAGGCCTGTATGGGGCTTGTGGGTTCCGGAATGGTCGATCTTGGCCTTGCTATAGGAGCGGACGTTTCCCAGGGAGCTCCAAGTGACGCCCTTGAGTACACTGCCGCAGCAGGAGGAGTCGCCTGTCTTATCGGAAAGAAAGAATCCGAACTTGCCGCTATCATTGAAGATACATACTCTTTTACAACAGATACCCCTGACTTCTGGAGAAGAGAAGGAATGCCTTATCCCGAGCACGGAGGGCGTTTTACTGGAGATCCGGGGTATTTCAAACACGTGACAAACGGAGCGAAAGGTCTGCTTGAAAAACTCGGGACAAAGCCTGAAGACTACGATTATGCAGTTTTTCACCAGCCAAACGGAAAATTCCCGAGCAAGGCTGCAAAAATGCTTGGGTTTACAAAAGTTCAGATTACTCCCGGACTTGTTGTTCCGAAAATAGGGAACACCTATTCAGGTTCCTGCCTGATGGGAATAGCTGCAACCCTTGACCAGGCAAAGCCAGGAGATAGGATATTTGCAACTGCCTTCGGATCTGGAGCAGGATCTGACGCATTCAGCATAACAGTTACAGACAGGATTGAGGAAATCCGAAACAGGGCTCCGACGGTTTCCGAACTTATCAAGGATCCTGTATACATCGACTACGCAAGATATGCCAGGCATAAAGGCAAGATTCGCCTGGCCTGA
- a CDS encoding thiolase domain-containing protein: protein MRDVAIIGVKNTKFGELWERSLRDIVVEAGIGAIEDAGVSGKDIDALYIGNMSGGRFVEQEHIGALIADYSGLSRNLHVPATRVEAACASGGLSLRQAIMTVASGYSDIVVAAGAEKMTDVGSEEASSALAAAADREWEGMAGATFPGLYAMIAKLHMHRYGTTSEQLAEVAVKNHKNGCLNPIAQYKNEISVDDVLKSIMVADPLHIFDCSPITDGASALVLAPAEIAHKYTDTPIYIEATAQASDTIALHDRRDITTLDATVMAAKRAYSMAKLTPEDIDLVEVHDCFTIAEICAIEDLGFAEKGKGGIVTANGETAIGGRIPVNTSGGLKACGHPVGATGIKQAVEIVTQLRGDAGKRQVAGAEYGMTHNVGGSGATAVVHIFSRER, encoded by the coding sequence ATGAGAGACGTAGCAATTATCGGAGTAAAGAACACTAAATTCGGAGAACTCTGGGAGCGTTCCTTAAGAGACATAGTTGTAGAAGCCGGTATCGGAGCAATCGAAGATGCAGGCGTAAGCGGAAAAGACATCGATGCCCTTTACATTGGAAATATGAGTGGAGGCCGCTTTGTTGAGCAGGAACACATAGGAGCTCTCATTGCGGATTATTCCGGACTCTCAAGGAACCTTCATGTTCCGGCTACCAGAGTGGAAGCCGCCTGTGCATCCGGAGGGCTCTCCCTGCGCCAGGCTATAATGACTGTAGCTTCAGGCTACAGCGATATTGTGGTTGCAGCAGGAGCAGAAAAAATGACAGACGTGGGGTCAGAAGAAGCATCTTCAGCTCTTGCAGCAGCCGCTGACCGGGAATGGGAAGGCATGGCAGGAGCAACATTCCCAGGGCTTTATGCAATGATTGCAAAACTGCATATGCACAGGTACGGAACTACAAGCGAACAGCTTGCAGAAGTAGCCGTAAAGAACCATAAAAACGGGTGTCTTAACCCTATTGCCCAGTACAAGAATGAAATTTCCGTAGATGATGTACTGAAATCAATAATGGTGGCCGACCCGTTACATATCTTTGACTGCTCGCCGATAACCGACGGAGCATCAGCACTTGTTCTGGCGCCTGCGGAAATTGCCCATAAATATACCGATACTCCCATTTATATTGAGGCAACAGCACAGGCAAGTGACACTATTGCCCTGCACGACAGAAGGGACATCACTACTCTGGACGCAACCGTAATGGCTGCAAAGCGGGCATATTCAATGGCAAAATTAACTCCTGAAGACATAGACCTCGTAGAAGTACACGACTGCTTTACTATTGCCGAGATCTGCGCAATTGAAGACCTCGGCTTTGCTGAGAAAGGTAAAGGCGGAATTGTCACCGCAAACGGTGAAACTGCAATTGGTGGCAGGATTCCTGTCAACACATCAGGTGGTCTGAAAGCCTGCGGACACCCTGTAGGAGCAACAGGAATAAAACAGGCTGTGGAAATCGTAACCCAGCTTCGTGGGGATGCAGGCAAGCGCCAGGTAGCAGGAGCTGAGTACGGGATGACCCACAACGTAGGAGGGTCAGGAGCGACAGCAGTAGTACATATTTTCTCGAGGGAGAGGTGA
- a CDS encoding Zn-ribbon domain-containing OB-fold protein → MSSVPRFWRNLGSRYNLEGTHCKECGEFFYPPRNICVNCRRTGELESFKFKGTGEIISYTLIHTAAEGFEGQAPYTLAIIKLDEGPRLTSQVVGDPDKIQIGTRVRSVFRKLGEDGDRGMIYYGTKFVPVDA, encoded by the coding sequence ATGTCTTCTGTTCCAAGATTCTGGAGAAACCTCGGCAGCAGGTATAACCTTGAAGGAACCCACTGCAAGGAATGCGGGGAATTTTTCTATCCCCCGCGCAATATTTGCGTAAACTGTAGGCGCACGGGCGAGCTAGAATCCTTTAAATTCAAAGGTACCGGTGAAATCATAAGCTATACACTGATTCACACCGCTGCGGAAGGTTTTGAAGGCCAGGCTCCCTATACCCTTGCAATTATTAAACTGGATGAGGGACCCCGTCTGACCTCTCAGGTAGTTGGCGACCCTGACAAAATCCAGATCGGAACGCGGGTCAGGTCTGTGTTCAGAAAGCTCGGGGAAGACGGTGACCGTGGTATGATTTACTATGGCACCAAATTCGTCCCTGTAGATGCCTGA
- the cyaB gene encoding class IV adenylate cyclase, translating to MIEVEVKVKADHSKIRPILEKIGASKIGVEEQSDVYFAAPYRNFAKTDEALRIRSLGGQAVLTYKGPKLDKVSKTRVELETPVDGATTAKIFHSLGFQEAGTVHKKRDIFRAGEITVCLDAVEGLGEFLEVELDVEDEKDLKSSRDQLFKFLSQFGLSETDSIRTSYLEMVLEKRN from the coding sequence ATGATTGAAGTGGAAGTCAAGGTAAAAGCGGATCATTCAAAGATCCGCCCTATCCTTGAGAAAATCGGGGCAAGTAAAATCGGAGTTGAAGAACAGTCAGATGTCTATTTTGCAGCTCCATACAGGAATTTTGCAAAAACCGATGAGGCTCTCAGGATCCGTTCTCTGGGCGGGCAGGCTGTACTGACTTATAAAGGTCCCAAACTCGATAAGGTCTCCAAAACCCGGGTAGAGCTTGAAACACCTGTGGATGGAGCTACTACGGCAAAAATTTTCCATTCCCTGGGTTTCCAGGAAGCCGGTACAGTCCATAAAAAAAGGGACATTTTCAGGGCAGGAGAGATCACTGTTTGCCTTGATGCAGTTGAAGGGCTTGGAGAGTTTCTGGAAGTAGAGCTTGATGTGGAAGATGAAAAAGACCTTAAGAGTTCAAGGGATCAGTTATTTAAATTCTTGTCTCAGTTTGGACTGAGTGAAACCGATTCTATCCGGACTTCTTACCTTGAAATGGTGCTGGAAAAGAGAAACTGA
- a CDS encoding type IV pilin N-terminal domain-containing protein, which produces MSAAEILNNKKAVSPVVGVALLTLLTIIFAYAIGSSSITGILQSYSTGLSMGGRLDTGELEGNLIKLEHNGGEPFTFKNDTKIVVEVEGDSFELNISHLYGTTLNAGDTVSLYLTPMYPEDIGKLDNVTAGDKIVLKVIDGQKRLMVLRQEVVV; this is translated from the coding sequence ATGAGTGCGGCAGAGATTTTAAACAACAAAAAAGCTGTCTCGCCGGTTGTTGGGGTTGCTTTACTAACTCTTTTAACCATTATTTTTGCATACGCTATAGGTTCCAGCAGCATTACAGGTATCCTACAGTCATACTCAACAGGGCTTTCAATGGGCGGCAGGCTTGACACTGGAGAGCTTGAGGGAAACCTGATAAAGCTTGAACATAACGGTGGAGAGCCATTTACTTTCAAGAACGATACGAAAATAGTTGTAGAAGTTGAAGGTGATAGTTTCGAACTAAATATTTCTCATTTATACGGCACAACCCTGAATGCCGGAGATACGGTAAGCCTTTATCTTACTCCCATGTATCCTGAAGATATTGGAAAACTTGATAATGTCACTGCAGGAGATAAGATTGTCTTAAAGGTTATTGACGGCCAGAAGAGGCTCATGGTCTTAAGGCAGGAAGTAGTCGTTTGA
- the metG gene encoding methionine--tRNA ligase, giving the protein MEIRMSNSSSKPVLVTCGLPYANGKAHIGHLRTYVPADIFARSLKKEGREVTFVCGSDTHGTPIVVNAEELGITPKELVEIYHKHFEETFKQLGVYFDAFGTTDDPENHNRTLDIVNRLIEKGYVYPKVIEIAYCPACNRFLPDRYVEGVCPYCEEIARGDECDQGCGKHLEPGELQNPVCTICGGPAEYRQQEHFFFKLSEFSDYLRDYLSNDLGGTINAINYALGWVKQGLTDWCITRNLEWGVKFPGHDELVVYVWVDAPIGYIAFTEEWAAQAGNSWEKFWKEDGEIVHFIGGDITYHHCIFWPAMLKGADYSVPTAVVASGMVKIEDRKFSKTRGYVVWVGEDYLDHGFHPDLLRYYLASYTSHTKELNFSWRVLQEKINAELVAVLGNFMYRTMLFAFKNYGDVPEGELEPEVKKEIEKALGEVKAAMAEYEFKKAVDSAMTLASFGNTYFQSHEPWKLIKEDRTACGQVVYNCLHLVKALSLIFEPVLPQTMEEAWKELGQESDIHAAHYDEALVPLKVGIKLAKPEILFTKLEDDRIGEMEEIANQRVKAANAKRNAVKGSEKEPSKSEGMGPSEEAKAAEKAVKAAKPEEKGQMEMLPMVDCEDFAKLDIRVGKVVFAEPVKKSKKLLRVEVDIGEEKPRQLVAGMASYYTPEELVGKPVIVLANMKPAKLCGVESNGMMLAADDGGAIVAALMPDKEIKPGSRIR; this is encoded by the coding sequence ATGGAGATAAGAATGTCAAACTCATCCAGTAAACCCGTACTTGTCACATGTGGCCTGCCCTATGCCAACGGCAAGGCACATATCGGGCATCTTCGGACCTATGTGCCTGCTGATATTTTTGCTCGCTCCCTGAAAAAGGAAGGAAGGGAGGTAACCTTTGTTTGCGGCTCGGATACCCATGGAACCCCTATTGTCGTAAACGCTGAAGAGCTCGGGATCACACCTAAAGAGCTCGTAGAGATTTATCACAAACACTTTGAAGAAACTTTCAAACAGCTTGGAGTTTACTTTGATGCTTTCGGGACAACTGATGACCCTGAAAACCATAACCGGACCCTTGACATCGTAAACAGGCTGATTGAAAAAGGCTATGTTTACCCAAAAGTCATAGAGATCGCTTACTGCCCGGCGTGCAACCGCTTCCTTCCTGACCGCTATGTAGAAGGAGTCTGCCCTTATTGCGAGGAAATTGCCAGAGGTGACGAATGCGACCAGGGCTGCGGAAAACATCTGGAGCCCGGAGAGCTTCAGAATCCCGTATGTACTATTTGTGGAGGACCTGCAGAGTACCGCCAGCAGGAGCACTTCTTTTTCAAACTTTCCGAATTCAGTGACTACCTGAGGGATTATCTCTCAAACGACCTTGGAGGAACCATCAATGCTATTAACTATGCACTTGGCTGGGTAAAGCAGGGGCTTACGGACTGGTGCATTACACGGAACCTGGAATGGGGAGTTAAATTCCCAGGACATGACGAACTTGTGGTTTATGTATGGGTGGACGCCCCGATAGGATACATTGCTTTTACCGAGGAATGGGCTGCACAGGCAGGAAATTCCTGGGAAAAGTTCTGGAAAGAGGACGGGGAAATAGTCCACTTCATAGGAGGAGACATTACCTACCACCACTGCATTTTCTGGCCTGCCATGCTTAAAGGTGCAGATTATTCCGTACCTACAGCCGTTGTAGCCTCAGGAATGGTCAAAATAGAAGACAGGAAATTCTCCAAAACCAGAGGTTATGTCGTCTGGGTAGGAGAAGACTATCTTGACCACGGATTCCATCCCGACCTTCTCAGGTACTACCTTGCAAGCTATACCTCACACACCAAAGAACTGAACTTCTCCTGGCGCGTGCTTCAGGAAAAGATCAATGCCGAACTGGTGGCAGTGCTCGGAAACTTCATGTATAGAACCATGCTTTTTGCTTTCAAGAATTACGGAGATGTACCCGAAGGAGAGCTCGAGCCAGAAGTCAAGAAAGAGATAGAAAAGGCTTTAGGAGAGGTTAAAGCTGCAATGGCTGAGTACGAGTTCAAGAAAGCCGTTGACTCTGCAATGACCCTTGCCTCTTTCGGAAATACTTACTTCCAGTCCCACGAACCCTGGAAACTGATAAAAGAAGACAGAACCGCATGCGGACAGGTAGTCTATAATTGCCTGCACCTGGTAAAAGCCCTGAGCCTGATATTTGAACCCGTGCTCCCGCAAACCATGGAAGAAGCCTGGAAAGAACTCGGACAGGAGAGCGATATACACGCCGCGCACTATGACGAAGCTCTTGTGCCCCTGAAGGTAGGCATAAAACTTGCAAAACCTGAAATCCTCTTTACCAAGCTCGAAGATGACAGGATAGGAGAGATGGAAGAAATTGCAAACCAGCGTGTAAAAGCTGCAAACGCAAAGAGAAACGCAGTAAAGGGTAGTGAAAAGGAGCCCTCAAAATCCGAAGGAATGGGACCTTCTGAAGAGGCAAAAGCTGCCGAAAAGGCCGTAAAGGCTGCAAAACCAGAAGAGAAAGGGCAAATGGAAATGCTTCCAATGGTCGATTGCGAGGACTTTGCAAAACTTGACATCAGGGTAGGAAAAGTAGTCTTTGCCGAACCCGTAAAGAAGTCAAAAAAGCTCCTGAGGGTTGAAGTGGACATAGGAGAGGAAAAGCCGAGGCAACTCGTTGCGGGCATGGCTTCGTATTACACTCCCGAAGAGCTTGTCGGAAAGCCCGTAATCGTTCTCGCCAACATGAAGCCTGCCAAACTCTGCGGAGTTGAGTCAAATGGCATGATGCTTGCAGCCGATGATGGAGGAGCAATTGTAGCAGCCCTGATGCCTGATAAAGAGATTAAGCCGGGTTCAAGAATAAGATAA